The window TTCCCTCCTTCGCTCCGACGTCCTCACCCCGCGTCGAGATAACAGTCTCCATGACATCTGATTGAAGCAGCGATGAATTGCATGAGATAGCGAGCCAGATGGCATCGATCGGTAGCTTGATCGTACAGTTGGCGCTTTCTCTCCGGTCACGCTGCCATCGCTCCAGAGAATGCTGCAAAAGCCGGTAAGGATTATGGCTTGTGCCTCGGAGAGAGGCTTAACTCACTTGTTTGCCGGTTCTAAAACCGCAAGTGAAGTTAGAGGATCGGCCGACCGCGCAACGAAGTAGTTACGAAATCAAGTGGGACATCGTAGTTGAACCTGGCTAGTGGCTACGCGTTCGGCCGCCAGTCGCACGCACCGACACGAAGGTGCGAGAGATGTCGACTGATGCCGAGCTTACGGAAGCTACTGTTCGCTATCATCCCTACCGCAACCTCAAGTTCCGCATAAAGTGGGACAATAGGTACGTGGCGGCGCAAACAAAGTGAGCGTCCTGACTCGCTCCAGTCAAGTGATCACCCGTCTTGCCGACGGCGCTCCCCCAACGCGCTGCATACCCGACCAGAGCGAATGCGAGGTCGTCACACTGGAACGCGTCGTCACTCATGATGTCGCGTTCCAGCAGTGGGGCAACACAAGGTTTGGTCTATCAGGACCCCAGCATCGGTTGTAGCTGATTGAGCGGCATTGCTACCTATCATTGGACTATGAGAGTGATCTGATCGCTATGACTGAGAGGACCACTCGATGCGACGACCGTGATGGTATAGCTGCCAGCAGGAGTGTTCCGCACGGTTTGGGCCGGAGGAGGGGGACTGCTGGAGCTGCCAGATCCTGAACCGCCGGCACAGCCGTTGAGCAACAGAGCGCCAGAGAATGTCCCCAGCAGACAAAGAAGGAGTGTTAATCTGCTCAGACGTCGACGTGTAAGCGAAATCGCGGGCAACGCAAGTATTGCCAGTGCGGGCAGGTAGGCTGGCCAACGCGGTGTCGCAGGTTCTCGTCGAAACGATGTCTTGACAGTCTGCTGCGTATTGATAGTCAGAGATACAGCTGTGGGGCTTGACCCGACAGTCAAGCTCGGGGGAGTAAAGGTACATGACGCATACTCCGGTAGATTCGCGCAGCTCATTGTGACGACACCGGTAAATGTACCGACGGTGCCGATGTTGAAGTTGAAATTTGCTGACTGCCCTCCGGAGACGGTGGCGGTAGAGGGTCCTGTTGCTGGAGGCAGAACAAAGTCTGGTGCAACCACAGTGCCAACCAAACTAACGCTTTGCGTAAGCGCGCCCACGGAGCTTACGGTCATCACGGCACTCTCGTCACCCGTACTGGTAGGTTCGAATGAGATTGTTACGCCGCATGTTGCATTCACCGCCAAGGTCATTCCACAGGTAGAAGACACAGTGAAATCGGTAGAGTTCTTTCCGGAGATCGACGATGACACGTTTGCCAATGCGATGCCTCCGGAGTTGTACAGCGTCAGCGTCTGTTGCGCCTGGGCACCGGCAGAGATACTTCCGAACGAGAGAGACTGACTGGAGAGCGTGAACGCGGGAGCCGTACCAGTGCCAGTGAGCATCACAGTCTGTGGGCTGTCAGAAGCGTTGTCGGTAATCAGCAGATTTGCGTTGCTGGAGCCGGCCATGGATGGCGTGAAGACCACGCTTACTGTGCAACTCGAACCGACTGCTAGCGTGTTGCCGCAGGTGGAAGTTGCAGAAAAGCTGGATGAGTTCGTTCCTGTAGTCGAAATAACTAATCCCGTCAGAAGCGATGTACCCGTGTTTTGTATCGTCAAAGTTTGGACGGGCGATGCGAGACCCTTTGCTTGCAATGGAAACGAGATTGTCTTCGTGGAGAGACTAACAGCAGCACCACTCGAGATGAGGAACGGCAGCGGAGGCGAGACCACTCCGCCACTGCTGACGGTAACTTGTGCGGTCCCGCTCGTGATGAGATCCGTCGTCGGAATCGCAACTGTAAGCTGGGTCGCGCTGATGAAGGTGGTGACCCGTGAAACACCGTTCCATAGAACGACCGCGTCCGAGGCGAAGCCACTCCCGGTGACCGTGACAGTGAGTCCTGCCGAACCTGGAGCAGCGTTGTTGGGCGAGAGGGAGGACGCCGTCACCAGACCACCGGAAGGAGTCGCCAGGCTGCTCCGGACCAGTATGATCTGCGATGTAGAAACTGGATTTATAGAACTATCATCTGGGTAAACTTCGTTGCTGCGGAATGCGAACCCATCGACGCCCCAGCGCAGCAGTTCGTTCTCACTGGGAAAGTTGTTCAGAGGGAACGGGAGTACGCCCGACAGTTTGAAGGTAGAGGGGTCATAGCTAAGGATCTGCGGATCTCCATTTGGCAGCCCGATGCTGATCAGGCCGTCGTCCAGGATGAAGGTTCGCTTTGCGACACCGTCAGACGTAACCGCCGCTTCGTAAAACAAACTTGAGTTGTACCGGCCAAGAAGCTTCTGCGCTTTAGGGTCCCATACTTCTCCACTATTGGTGTAGAGAAGAGTGCCATCAGTCGCTAGTTTCGAGCCTGTGGCTTGGTCACAACAAGCCCCAAAACCAGGTAAACCAACCGTTATTCCGCTCGTAGATACGGCGGTGGTATTAAAGAAACCACTGCTACCGATCGGATACCCATAAATCGTTGTCGGGTCCGATGTAAAGATGAAGTTGTCCAAAGTATAGTAGGCAGGATACGTGTCAGCCATATACTGCACCACACCCGCGTCGTTGAACAGTGCGACACCGTTCTCAGAGGGTGAGGACCCCCGCGATAGCGAAGCGACCAGCAGTTGCGGCGAACCCGGAACGACATGCATATCGATGACGCCGATAGACGAATTCGGCAACGTGAACGTACGGTCGACAGCGCCTGCAATTAGATCTATTCGCTGCAACATTGCTGCTTTAGGATTGGAGCCGTAACTAATCTGAAATGCCACGTACAGATAGTGACCATCATCAGAGAGCGTGAGCTGTGTCGGATTCGTAAGGACAGGAATCGGCGTCCCCAACATGCCGGTAATCGGATCAACTGAGATTATCGTGTTCGGATTTGAGACTGAGGTTGCGGGAATCGCCGCATACAACAGCTTCGAGACCGAATCGTAAACAATATTAGTCGCGTTGAGATTGATCACATGGAAGGTTGTCAACGTTCCCACATTACTGGGTCCTCCCGACGCAGGGTTGACTACCTGCACAGGAAACTCACCCATCGCCCCGAGAGTACTTGGATCAACCGTAACTTGGATTGACACGCTGCCCGCGCCCACCACGGGCACACTTACACCGTTCACAAATACGGTGGACTGTGGGAAGAAGTTTGTGCCGTTGATAGAGATCGTTGTCGGGCCGCCGTCGAACGAGATTGTTGCTGGCGAGAGGCTCGTGATTGCCGGTGTGGGGAATGAGGCCAATGCCGTACCTGTGATCGGGACAGTGAGAATCGGCGTTACGGGGTCGTTGGTGTATATCGTCAGCGTTCCGGTCGCAGCGCCCGCTACTGTGGGATTGAAAGCGAACTCATAGGCGCATGACGACGTTGGGGAAATGGGACCACTGTTGCACGTCGTGACTGTTATGGCGAAGGGCCCTGTGATTGTGGTACGCGCGGTATCCACCACAAGAGGCGCGTTTCCTTTATTTTCAAGCGATACCACACCGAGTTGCTGCGGAGTAGTTCCCAGAACCTGCGGGTCGAATGAATAGCTATTTCGAAAAAGAAGAGAGACAACAGGCGCGGTAGCCGTCGCATATATCGTCTCGAGGTTCGCAGCCATTGGAGCATTGGAGCCGATGGCAACGGCTGCACTGAAACTACCAGCCGAGGTTGGACTGAAAGTGTAAGCCAAGGTGCACGAAGCTCCTGCTGCAAGCGACCCTGTGCAGATATTTCCCGAAGCAAAAGCGAACCCGTTCGAGTTGAGTTGGACCGAGGATATCGACAAAGACGCGTTGCCACAGTTGACAATATCGAACGATCCAGTGCCGGTCGTACCTACCTGCGCCGTCACGCCGCTCGAGTTGGCAAAACAGATACTTGGACCGGGCTTTGACGCATCGATGAGCGCGGCAAAACCATAGTTATAGGTGTAGTTCGGGGGTGGTGGCGTTACCGCTCCGAGCACCACACCTGGCGTAGTCGGGAAATCCTGCGACGCGATCCCGCCGACGTGAACCAATCCCGTCGAATCGATCGCCATGCCCTTTATCTGCGAGAAACCGGCTGTGCTGTTCACGTAACTCGAAAAAAGCAGGTTATGCATCGCTGGGTCGAACTCTGAGATAAAGCCACTGCCGCTGGACTGAAGACTAATGGCCGACTGCAGCGGATTTACCAGCGGGAGGGGGCCTTCGGTCGTACCTGCAAGCAAGACATTGCCGCTCGGGTCTTGTCCGATTCCACTGATTGTGATGAGAGCATAGTTAGGACCAAAAGCGCTCGAATAAAGAAGCTGCG is drawn from Edaphobacter lichenicola and contains these coding sequences:
- a CDS encoding DUF7948 domain-containing protein — its product is MRRFFPCPCLVLFLFLTSVYAFGQTNDSSTAQRDPHRASIRLQWLPLAFEANVGQADPGTDYQVVTGAMQTELSARRMHLSLPQTNGRTQQLSIGLTGARANAPSHATDELGGESNYLLGDKISEWHQHVKRYGKVTYDEVYRGIDLTYYGNGSEVEHDYIVHPGATPSVIRLQLEGARKVDLTSSGDLRISLNESEVTLRHPYAYQTIGGERREVPAQFVLADGSVSFNLGDYDRTQLLVIDPVLDYSTFLSNASVSVTGVAVDAAGDTYITGQAPVAFPAIANTATCNSCVTGTNKLAIFVTKLNPAGTAVIYSTFIGGSVDPYNGTSTDQSTALTVDASGDAIVAGSADSADFPLKNPISSAGANFSNGFVLSLAPDGSSLNFSSRLGGGSTVSQSDMVYPESVTTDSAGNVYVAGLSESTSLPVTPGALHAFSPSYGDTGAFLLKLSPTGSLSYGAIVGEIGLGSGTTGPTGLAVDSAGIVYMAGTAGVSINTELTLWPTTAGAYQSSSQGGPFVTRISADGSTILSSTLIGSGNVSSMSLTPTHDVLIAGGAGYNFPVTPDAYSKNISTNINGVTSLGALGFFAKVSEDGTQLLYSSAFGPNYALITISGIGQDPSGNVLLAGTTEGPLPLVNPLQSAISLQSSGSGFISEFDPAMHNLLFSSYVNSTAGFSQIKGMAIDSTGLVHVGGIASQDFPTTPGVVLGAVTPPPPNYTYNYGFAALIDASKPGPSICFANSSGVTAQVGTTGTGSFDIVNCGNASLSISSVQLNSNGFAFASGNICTGSLAAGASCTLAYTFSPTSAGSFSAAVAIGSNAPMAANLETIYATATAPVVSLLFRNSYSFDPQVLGTTPQQLGVVSLENKGNAPLVVDTARTTITGPFAITVTTCNSGPISPTSSCAYEFAFNPTVAGAATGTLTIYTNDPVTPILTVPITGTALASFPTPAITSLSPATISFDGGPTTISINGTNFFPQSTVFVNGVSVPVVGAGSVSIQVTVDPSTLGAMGEFPVQVVNPASGGPSNVGTLTTFHVINLNATNIVYDSVSKLLYAAIPATSVSNPNTIISVDPITGMLGTPIPVLTNPTQLTLSDDGHYLYVAFQISYGSNPKAAMLQRIDLIAGAVDRTFTLPNSSIGVIDMHVVPGSPQLLVASLSRGSSPSENGVALFNDAGVVQYMADTYPAYYTLDNFIFTSDPTTIYGYPIGSSGFFNTTAVSTSGITVGLPGFGACCDQATGSKLATDGTLLYTNSGEVWDPKAQKLLGRYNSSLFYEAAVTSDGVAKRTFILDDGLISIGLPNGDPQILSYDPSTFKLSGVLPFPLNNFPSENELLRWGVDGFAFRSNEVYPDDSSINPVSTSQIILVRSSLATPSGGLVTASSLSPNNAAPGSAGLTVTVTGSGFASDAVVLWNGVSRVTTFISATQLTVAIPTTDLITSGTAQVTVSSGGVVSPPLPFLISSGAAVSLSTKTISFPLQAKGLASPVQTLTIQNTGTSLLTGLVISTTGTNSSSFSATSTCGNTLAVGSSCTVSVVFTPSMAGSSNANLLITDNASDSPQTVMLTGTGTAPAFTLSSQSLSFGSISAGAQAQQTLTLYNSGGIALANVSSSISGKNSTDFTVSSTCGMTLAVNATCGVTISFEPTSTGDESAVMTVSSVGALTQSVSLVGTVVAPDFVLPPATGPSTATVSGGQSANFNFNIGTVGTFTGVVTMSCANLPEYASCTFTPPSLTVGSSPTAVSLTINTQQTVKTSFRREPATPRWPAYLPALAILALPAISLTRRRLSRLTLLLCLLGTFSGALLLNGCAGGSGSGSSSSPPPPAQTVRNTPAGSYTITVVASSGPLSHSDQITLIVQ